From one Rhopalosiphum padi isolate XX-2018 chromosome 2, ASM2088224v1, whole genome shotgun sequence genomic stretch:
- the LOC132920579 gene encoding uncharacterized protein LOC132920579 has protein sequence MNKTRTIFILDAGALFTLQILQFFSLDYYIMIVFRNTWYSRYPNILFLMLNILLTLLFYHTFLNCYREYKYERSKQTGNLVECKAKYPVYLNCITWGTYVTVLFSKIMMIFSNNVISLVSNDDFMGPQMLKLLIGVSGIVFYLLISAECFGRQVDRDKWPTNACIIEIFDSVEILSIIIASNVKIGYIEYLIYTTAFLNFMLPLWVLYNVSQPDIDTKPMGLPQPVCYNFMHLMLVQMPFLGIRMYMWIVFNQNASVFIMKNLLHLLFFLHSLYPYIKEISKKNQYSPETCRDEDMPEILLTNRKHDEPNESL, from the exons atgaataaaacgcgaacgatttttattttggatGCGGGGGCGTTGTTTACCCTGCAAATATTGCAATTCTTCAGTCTAGATTATTACATTATGATTGTGTTCCGGAACACTTGGTACTCCAGATATCCAAACATACTCTTCCTGATGCTCAACATATTGTTGACATTATTGTTCTACCATACTTTCCTCAACTGTTACAGAGAATACAAATATGAACGAAGTAAACAGACAGGAAATCTAGTTGAATGCAAAGCTAAGTATCCTGTATATCTAAACTGCATCACCTGGGGCACATATGTGACCGTGTTGTTCAGTAAAATCATGATGATTTTTTCCAACAATGTCATCTCGTTGGTTTCCAATGATGATTTCATGGGACCTCAAATGCTTAAG ttgcTTATTGGCGTTTCtggtattgtattttatctgTTAATCAGTGCTGAATGTTTTGGACGACAAGTAGATCGTGATAAATGGCCAACAAATGCATGTATTATTGAGATTTTTGATTCTGTTGAAATATTATCGATAATCATAGCATCAAATGTTAAAATTGGGTACATAGAGTATTTAATCTACACTAcagcatttttaaactttatgttACCATTATGGGTACTGTATAATGTTTCTCAACCAGACATTGATACCAAGCCAATGGGACTTCCTCAACcagtatgttataattttatgcatttaatgTTAGTTCAAATGCCTTTTTTGGGCATCCGGATGTATATGTGGATTGTGTTCAATCAAAATGCCTCAGTGTTCATCATGAAAAATTTGTTacacttgttattttttttgcattcaTTGTATCCATACATAAAAGAAATTTCTAAGAAAAACCAATATAGTCCTGAAACTTGTCGTGATGAAGATATGCCAGAAATTCTTTTGACTAATCGTAAGCACGATGAACCCAATGAATCACTTTAA
- the LOC132921774 gene encoding uncharacterized protein LOC132921774 isoform X2, with translation MKPQMKERYRKQKFLKNLGLQPNKNTKPADDETDFNICERVCFYYFDDDAQVICRGCYKSFKTWLNYRMHFNTLLCHTTETNYKLNTYNDVYKKYKLKKAKTKKKINDRLSAAQLMDLETLNTRKTRKRCYKNTRVVVTVSKSSSDSGSLSSEKTNVKTIKKEAAENLISSDESVEESKTKSKPKPIGCNTVQVQDIPSSTKTVIPNSPHDNQATLTIKTEWKTNDLSQISSDDHSSSSTNSLPKYTPKNNEPLKYQYVCVICDAQFLSKCSLTMHQVQHIKSDRSSYSVFMAELTQSAKV, from the exons ATGAAGCCACAAATGAAAGAACGTTATCGAAaacaaaagtttttgaaaaatttaggTCTACAACCAAATAAGAatacaaa gccTGCAGATGATGAAACCGATTTCAAT ATATGCGAAAGagtatgtttttattactttgaTGATGATGCACAAGTGATATGTCGAGGttgttataaaagttttaaaacatGGTTAAACTATCGAAtgcattttaatacattattatgccaTACAACTGaaacaaattataagttaaacacttataatgatgtttataaaaaatacaaattaaagaaaGCCAagacaaagaaaaaaattaatgatcgTTTAAGTGCTGCACAACTTATGGATTTGGAAACATTGAACACTCGTAAAACAAGAAAAAg atGTTACAAAAACACTAGGGTAGTTGTTACTGTTTCAAAATCTTCATCAGACTCTGGTTCATTAAGTTcagaaaaaacaaatgtaaagaCAATAAAGAAGGAAGCTGCTGAAAATCTTATTAGTAGTGATGAAAGTGTGGAGgagtcaaaaacaaaatctaaACCAAAACCAATTGGTTGCAATACTGTTCAAGTTCAAGACATTCCAAGTAGTACAAAAACTGTTATTCCTAATTCACCTCATGACAATCAGGCGACATTAACCATAAAAACTGAATGGAAAACTAATGACTTATCTCAGATTTCTTCAGACGATCATTCATCAAGCTCTACTAATAGTTTACCAAAATATACTCCCAAAAACAACGAgccattaaaatatcaatatgtttGTGTTATTTGTGATGCACAATTTTTGAGTAAATGTTCACTTACTATGCACCAAGTACAGCATATCAAATCTGACCGCAGTAGTTACAGTGTTTTTATGGCTGAATTAACTCAATCTGCTAAAGTTTAG
- the LOC132921774 gene encoding uncharacterized protein LOC132921774 isoform X1, with amino-acid sequence MGTFPFQTRPSSTWILGRNGPRRRYSLPSPDHAVHGKRGGAVAEFSALVPVTTDNAPFSLRTMKPQMKERYRKQKFLKNLGLQPNKNTKPADDETDFNICERVCFYYFDDDAQVICRGCYKSFKTWLNYRMHFNTLLCHTTETNYKLNTYNDVYKKYKLKKAKTKKKINDRLSAAQLMDLETLNTRKTRKRCYKNTRVVVTVSKSSSDSGSLSSEKTNVKTIKKEAAENLISSDESVEESKTKSKPKPIGCNTVQVQDIPSSTKTVIPNSPHDNQATLTIKTEWKTNDLSQISSDDHSSSSTNSLPKYTPKNNEPLKYQYVCVICDAQFLSKCSLTMHQVQHIKSDRSSYSVFMAELTQSAKV; translated from the exons ATGGGCACATTCCCATTCCAGACGCGACCATCGTCCACCTGGATTCTTGGACGGAACGGACCACGACGACGGTACTCGCTACCATCGCCGGATCACGCTGTACACGGTAAACGCGGCGGTGCCGTCGCCGAGTTCTCTGCCCTCGTTCCGGTAACGACAGACAACGCGCCCTTTTCTCTCCGA acCATGAAGCCACAAATGAAAGAACGTTATCGAAaacaaaagtttttgaaaaatttaggTCTACAACCAAATAAGAatacaaa gccTGCAGATGATGAAACCGATTTCAAT ATATGCGAAAGagtatgtttttattactttgaTGATGATGCACAAGTGATATGTCGAGGttgttataaaagttttaaaacatGGTTAAACTATCGAAtgcattttaatacattattatgccaTACAACTGaaacaaattataagttaaacacttataatgatgtttataaaaaatacaaattaaagaaaGCCAagacaaagaaaaaaattaatgatcgTTTAAGTGCTGCACAACTTATGGATTTGGAAACATTGAACACTCGTAAAACAAGAAAAAg atGTTACAAAAACACTAGGGTAGTTGTTACTGTTTCAAAATCTTCATCAGACTCTGGTTCATTAAGTTcagaaaaaacaaatgtaaagaCAATAAAGAAGGAAGCTGCTGAAAATCTTATTAGTAGTGATGAAAGTGTGGAGgagtcaaaaacaaaatctaaACCAAAACCAATTGGTTGCAATACTGTTCAAGTTCAAGACATTCCAAGTAGTACAAAAACTGTTATTCCTAATTCACCTCATGACAATCAGGCGACATTAACCATAAAAACTGAATGGAAAACTAATGACTTATCTCAGATTTCTTCAGACGATCATTCATCAAGCTCTACTAATAGTTTACCAAAATATACTCCCAAAAACAACGAgccattaaaatatcaatatgtttGTGTTATTTGTGATGCACAATTTTTGAGTAAATGTTCACTTACTATGCACCAAGTACAGCATATCAAATCTGACCGCAGTAGTTACAGTGTTTTTATGGCTGAATTAACTCAATCTGCTAAAGTTTAG
- the LOC132920578 gene encoding tektin-2-like yields the protein MSIVTFEKPVPKVAESDWYYKITELKNSCDEHRRYTFVLGNESQKLRNDTDITTYWSTHHTNSKIFDRRTEITRWKYLIELCYKNLQKEIKDLKIEKEKTEKFIEFLNLNFTVTNHCLSIRDERGATDLCHDIASIELKNEQNILEKLKKLLVEVCQNAWEMINKLEELEMNVAEDLEKKNNTINIDSQLLEITKDSNNISLKPDPLRVSKDFNTYEKWLKQCIDIKQRIENELMNSTKLRETMFVPQNKTLNDLLAQNDKVNYSLRRRIYDTERIKNELEWQKWNMLTDKDKFLKEIEKLENTLYKKLNPKMLVETRCEERLYRTGIELCLDKTTIGLQKEHFQLNNTIKMLNDKLNQTKALHNILIEQINVLDEQLKNKTHALNVDHKCLQYRVQLDNRSCS from the exons ATGTCTATAGTTACCTTTGAGAAACCTGTGCCCAAAGTGGCAGAGTCTGATTGGTATTACAAAATAACTGAATTAAAAAACTCTTGTGACGAACATAGGCGTTATACGTTTGTATTGGGAAATGAATCGCAAAAACTAAGGAATGATACAGATATCACTACTTATTGGAGTACACATCATACCAATTCTAAGATCTTTGACAG aCGTACTGAAATAACACGCtggaaatatttaattgaattatgttataaaaacttgcaaaaagaaattaaagacttgaaaattgaaaaagagAAAACTGAAAAATTTATAGAATTTCTAAACTTGAACTTTACCGTTACAAATCATTGCTTAAGTATAAGAGATGAAAGGGGTGCTACAGATTTATGTCATGATATTGCatctattgaattaaaaaat GAACAAAACATTTTGGAAAAGCTGAAAAAATTGCTAGTTGAAGTATGTCAAAATGCATGGGAAATGATTAATAAGTTAGAAGAGTTGGAAATGAATGTTGCTGAagacttagaaaaaaaaaataacacaataaatatagATAGTCAGTTATTAGAAATAACAAAAGATTCAAATAATATCTCTCTAAAACCAGATCCACTAAGGGTTTCAAAAGA tttCAATACATATGAAAAATGGCTCAAACAGTGCATTGATATAAAACAAAGAATTGAAAATGAATTAATGAATTCAACAAAATTGCGTGAAACTATGTTTGTAccacaaaataaaactttaaatgatCTATTAGCTCAAAATGACAAAGTAAATTATAGTCTCAGAAGACGTATTTATGATACAGAAAGGATTAAGAACGAATTAGAATGGCAAAAATGGAAT atgtTAACAGATAAGGATAAATTTTTgaaagaaattgaaaaattagaaaacactttgtataaaaaattgaatcctAAAATGTTGGTTGAAACACGGTGCGAAGAAAGATTATATAGGACTGGTATTGAATTGTGTCTTGATAAAACTACTATTGGATTGCAAAAAGAACATTTTCAACTTAATAATACCATCAAAATGTTGAATGATAAGCTAAATCAAacaaa ggCTTTGCATAATATTCTTATTGAGCAAATAAATGTTCTTGAtgagcaattaaaaaataagactCATGCATTAAATGTTGACCATAAATGTCTACAGTATAGAGTACAACTGGACAACCGGAGTTGTAGCTAA
- the LOC132920576 gene encoding repetitive organellar protein-like — protein MFNSPFKMTETDLKKIPFFKLLNLEAITPVNDSSKIFRNHLLVLPGHKADLVYKNNNIKTGYENFCIKKGTLKLFPFKDFDFIGKHVVCQKCCQKFASKLSYKAHVGTGICVRTYNGPNLIYLKYKNRNYRQVRKKNKKKFEEDFHGHDIKKNLLNPEMLNTLQTRNKCYSDITYQRNKVKEKPINNDDPSVKKPRGRPRKNIINNNENNNVELKKRGRPKKLTAVGVDSSSQNDNSSSSNLEIDESEEPKKFSNCMADDAFNNNINDHGKLKSFSFKMKSLREKFWKIFKNDCKPKDVDINEYQYPIKYKSQCNEEKKGDLPAEEKEIFLKIEELENDIKLLSKQFQGKNEYSNNDELKLMLTKISDMRNEIKQSKLKKTDMKESIPDEGKENIQCTLKKKENETEIEINSINFDKNEKCIEFWLTNSNTVSSTITIKMNDGCKSINCTNVDNFKKESTSQDSFGDNLKTLTADKTPNITNSVNNHLNDLGLNYIYNPILNCRNCSKNFASIAEWKLHRSEHLVKLNKSFLCKICGHRFKMYKNFTKHINIHKKTEQKKLYYDKKNSKAFVCKICNRHYNYLRSYYAHIKTHIDE, from the exons atgttcaatTCACC atttaaaatgacTGAAacagatttgaaaaaaattccattttttaaattattaaatcttgaAGCTATTACTCCAGTGAATGATTCATCcaag attttcaGAAatcatttattagttttacCAGGCCATAAAGCAGATCTCgtgtacaaaaataacaatataaaaactgGATATgaaaatttttgtattaaaaaaggcACTTTAAAGTTGTTTCCATTTaaagattttgattttattggTAAACATGTTGTTTGTCAAAAATGTTGTCAAAAGTTTGCTTCAAAATTGTCTTATAAAGCACATGTTGGAACTGGTATTTGTGTTAGAACTTACAATGGACCGAATCTTATCTacctgaaatataaaaatagaaattatagacaagttcgaaaaaaaaataaaaaaaagtttgaagaagACTTTCATGgtcatgatattaaaaaaaatttattaaatcctGAAATGTTGAACACCTTACAGACTCGTAATAAATGCTATTCTGATATAACATATCAACGAAATAAAGTTAAAGAAAAACCAATTAATAATGACGATCCTTCTGTGAAAAAACCAAGAGGAAGACCTAGAaagaacattattaataataatgagaatAATAATGTTGAGCTTAAAAAACGAGGCAGACCAAAGAAGTTAACTGCAGTCGGAGTTGATAGCTCAAGTCAAAATGATAACAGCTCAAGTAGTAACCTGGAAATCGATGAGTCTGAGGAaccaaaaaaatttagtaattgCATGGCTGATGAtgcattcaataataatatcaatgaccatggcaaattaaaatcattttctttcaAAATGAAAAGTCTTAGAGAAAAGTTttggaaaatttttaaaaatgattgtaaaCCGAAAGATGTAGATATTAATGAATATCAATATCCTATCAAATACAAATCCCAGtgtaatgaagaaaaaaaaggtGATTTACCAGCTGAAGAAAAagaaatttttcttaaaattgaaGAACTAGAAAATGATATTAAGTTACTTTCTAAACAGTTTCAGggtaaaaatgaatattcaaataacgatgaattaaaattaatgctgACAAAAATTAGTGATATGCGTAATGAAATTAAACAAAGTAAACTGAAGAAGACTGATATGAAGGAATCAATACCAGATGAAGGCAAAGAAAATATTCAATGTACACTCAAAAAGAAAGAAAATGAAACTGAGAttgaaattaatagtataaattttgataaaaatgaaaaatgtatagaattctGGTTAACTAATAGTAATACTGTTTCCTccactataacaataaaaatgaatgatgGTTGTAAATCCATTAATTGTACAAatgtagataattttaaaaaagaatcCACAAGTCAGGACAGTTTTggagataatttaaaaacattaacagCAGATAAAACTccaaatattaccaattcagtTAATAACCATTTAAATGATCTTggtttaaattatatctataaccCAATATTGAACTGTAGAAATTGTAGTAAAAATTTTGCTTCTATTGCAGAATGGAAATTACATCGTTCTGAACATTtggttaagttaaataaaagttttttatgtAAGATTTGTGGACAcagattcaaaatgtataaaaattttacaaaacacatcaatattcataaaaaaactgaacaaaaaaaattgtattatgataaaaaaaattcaaaagcctttgtgtgtaaaatatgtaatagacATTATAATTACCTTAGATCATATTATGCCCATATTAAAACCCATATTGAtgaataa